Genomic segment of Actinomycetota bacterium:
GGCGCTGCGCTGGATCAAGTTCGTCCTGTGGGCCGCGTGGGTCGCCGGCGTCGCCGCGGCGGCGGTCGCAGCGGGAGGCTGGCGACGGTTCGACCCGCTCTACATGACCGAGCACGGCATCTCGGTGACCGAGGCGGGCAACCTGATCACCTACTACCTGCTGGTCGCCATCACGCTGCTGCCGGCATTGCACGGCAAGCGCGGCTTCTGCCACCACTACTGCCCGTTCGGCGTGTGGGGCATCGTGGGCACCTGGCTCGGGCGGCTGGTGCGGCTGCCGATGCTGCGGCTGCGCGCGGACGCGGACGCGTGCACGAAGTGCCGCTCGTGCGATCGTGCGTGCCCGATGTCGCTGCCGGTGTCCGGGATGGTCGGGCGCGCCGACGCCTTCCACGCCGAGTGCACGCTGTGCGGCTCGTGCGTGGACTCGTGCAAGGACGGCGGCGTGCGCTACGCGTTCGGGGGGCGCCGCGGCGCCGTGTGACGCGCCGCGGCCCCAGCGGGATAATCCCGGATGAGGGGCCTCGCTCGCGTCGTCCGCCGGCTCTCGGAGGTGGCGTCATGCGCACGAACCGCACCGTGCTCGCGATGCTCGCATTCGCGCTCGCACTCGGACCGGCCGCCGGGGCGTTCGGCACGTCGGCGACGTTCGACAACCGCGTCATCGCCGGCGCGGGGTTCGACTTCCTCGACCAGCAGGCCCCCGATATCGGCGGACGCTATGTGGTGTACGAGTCGAAGAACACGCTCGATGCGGGTGCGAAGTACCAGATCTACGTGTACGACCGCGTCGACGGGACCACGGCGCAGATGATGCCCTCGGCGGGCAACCAGACCAACGCGCGCGTCTCCAACGGGGTCGTCGTGTACGAGGACGACACGAGCGGCACGAAGGACGCGCGCATGCACGACCTGCGCTCGCACTCGGACCTGATGCTGTCGGGCGGCGGCGGCGAGCAGACCGGCCCCGTCTACCAGGATTCCGTGGCGGTGTGGCATGACGGCACGCAGGTGTGGATGCGCGACATGCGCGTCCCGC
This window contains:
- a CDS encoding 4Fe-4S binding protein, yielding MNTTRQKIRRGIIITFFLLLPITLNYYSPYLMTQGSAERIASFSLVFWAAVFVTSLVLGRAFCGWLCPFNGLQTAWERVSDKPTKMRPALRWIKFVLWAAWVAGVAAAAVAAGGWRRFDPLYMTEHGISVTEAGNLITYYLLVAITLLPALHGKRGFCHHYCPFGVWGIVGTWLGRLVRLPMLRLRADADACTKCRSCDRACPMSLPVSGMVGRADAFHAECTLCGSCVDSCKDGGVRYAFGGRRGAV